AAATACAAGTGGAACCTGTCAACACACTTAATCCTCTCAAGAAACAGACTATTtgtatgtaaaaccaaaaaaaccagttCCCTTCGTTTGTGAAACAGGTGCCCCCTAACTGGGACTTCCAAGCCCTTACCCTCCAGTCAAAGTAGATTGAGAGTAACCATCTCAAATAAGCATCTGTAGTCACAGGAAACTAGTCTCACAGATCCATGTGGTTCTCCCTTAATGAGTTTAAGAAATTGGTGTAATAAACTGAAACTCCCATCCCCTGAAAAAAGAGTGTGATAAGTTTTGTAGTGAATGGGCAGCGAATTTTGAAAGGACAGTAGTGTTTAGTACCAAAATTAAAATCAATGAGCAACACGAACGTGCTATCATAATTTCTAAATAattctagaaaaataaattttgtcgTGGATAATGCAAAACATCAATCTCCCAATCTTTTTGAATCATCTGGAACACCCAATCAGCTTGAAGTAGTATCAGATGGCCTCTAGTTGTTGAGCAGTCCTGCAGCGACCACGACTACGCTTGCTCCGGCCACCAGCAGCCCCAGGTGCAGAACCGGCCCTTTTGCCTAGGACAAAATTTGTTAAAGGAGAggcaaagaaagcaaaacagggGTCTCTGCTATTGAAATTTTATAATCGAGAAGATTGAGAAAAATTGCACCCAGCATTGATGCCCATGACTGTATTGTTACAGCAGAGAAAGACAGATGCTACTTAGAGTTGAAGGTTAGGTGAAGTCAGCTCACAGCAAATATTTGACAATAAAAAACCAGGAATCAAAATAATGGAAGCATTCCCTGAGTCTGAAATAATTAAGCTAATTGCTTCAACTAAGGGTGGTGGTTGTTGAGTCGATgtcgactcttggcgaccccatgtgtgcagagtagaactgctccttaaggCTTTTCAGGTCTGTGACTTTTGGGAAGCACATCacctggcctgtcttctgaggcacctgtgggagggtttgaagcaccaacttcacggctagcagttgagtgctcaaccatttgcaccacccaggtactcccaaACTAAGGTTGGGGAAGGAATTTAAGGGATTTTGCCTGCATACAAATTGAAATGCATTTAAGAgactctgccccctccccccatctctgctagatattttaaatcaaatttgcTAGTTATTATGCAATAAACCAAggattttggaggaaaaaaactgTTCACTTAGGAGGAAGCCACAAACCCAAGAAAACGAATTTACGATACAAAGCAGTAAAAGATTACATGTTAAAAAGTGTATCCATCCCTGGAGGTAGCATGTCAGGCATTGGGCAGGAGTTAGACGTTAAttgttcttcaccagtaattTAGCTGGAGAGTCTAATCCAAACTTCACATTTCACCTCTAGGAGAATGGACTGCTCTGAGGGACCAGCCTTTTGAGAAATTTTTTAGAGCAAGGAAAGCCCAGGCCTCAGCCAGACCTGCATGCCTTATTTGTTAGTAAATCTGTCATCCAGGGAGGATTGTTATTTATTTAGCATCTGATTTTTACTGGGGAGGAAGAAAAAGATGCTACATTTTTCTTTACTACAAGGGATCTTTCCCCGTTTACTATActtatgtttaaaaatataaactctCTGAATCTCCTAATTTGGGAGGATTTTAGGTGAGTGGTGAGGGGTGGAGATCAGGAACCCTGCACCCCGCCACTTGatttttcaaagtggaatgcagagtgCTCATAAGGAGCTGCGTAAGCTCAACGCTGCAGAAGCGTTTAGCTTTTGGCTAGAAAATCACCGCATCTAGTCGTGGCAAAGGCGGGAGGAAGCTAAGTAATGACAGCCCCAAGCGCCACCTTCAGGGCTTCGTGACAACACCCAGAGTATCACCAAGCTCCAACCAGTGCACCTCAGGCCTCGCTTACAAGGAGCCACGAAGGGATGCAGGGTCGGGGAGAATGGCACAAGGTCGTCCTGTAAGTGATCCCGCTGGGGATCCACACGGAGCGTGCCTTGCGCAAATGGTCACAGCCCTGGGACTAAAGCTAAACCAGCAAGCTTCATGGAATGTTAGTTGAAGAAATGTCATTAAGAACAGGAGCCTAGCTTTATTTCAAGACTTGTGTCCCATTGCTCACCCCAGGTGCTTCATAATCCCAACTGAATTAATGTCACCACCAAACTGGTTTGTAAGCTCCTTTGTGAGCATGGGGGTGGCTCTGAAAAGAGCCTTTGGGTTCTGTTGCGCGGCTGCGGTGGAAGCGCCTCACTTGGAGCTGGTGTACTTGGTGACGGCCTTGGTGCCCTCGGACACGGCGTGCTTGGCCAGCTCCCCGGGCAGCAGCAGGCGCACAGCCGTCTGCACCTCCCGGGAGGTGATGGTGGAGCGCTTGTTGTAGTGCGCCAGGCGGGAGGCCTCGCTGGCGATGCGCTCGAAGATGTCGTTGACGAAGGAGTTCATGATGCCCATGGCCTTGGACGAGATGCCGGTGTCCGGGTGCACCTGCTTCAGCACCTTGTACACGTAAATGGAGTAGCTCTCCTTACGGCCGCGCTTGCGCTTCTTGCCGTCTTTCTTCTGAACCTTGGTGATGGCCTTTTTGGAGCCTTTCTTAGGGGCGGGAGCCGACCGAGAAGGATCTGGCATGTTGACACAGTGTCCGAATAGAAACAAATGGAATTGCGGACAGAGCAGGTCTATTTGTCATTTTTATATTCAAATGAAGGCTTCCATGTTTCTAGAATCTGATTGGATAACATGCCTCATACTGTGGTAAACAGGAAGAATTTATGTAAATAGAGATGCCGACTCTGCTTTCTTATTGGATGACAGGCCGGCAGACACTTCAACCAATCAAAAAGCACCTCTACCGGGCTGGCAGCACTCTGGGAATCTTTGTTTAGGAGCCTTTGTTTTAATGTGAGAGAAGATCTCTATTACCATACCTGGACGTGgcaaaaaaggaaatagaaatagATTTTTAAGGCCAAGTCTGGATCTTCTCTTGATATGTGTCGACTAATTTTTTTAcagtgggaaaaattttttttttctgaggccGAGATCTAGAGAGGGGAAGCTGGTGTTTATAAAAATGGTAATGGCTGAGAAATAGGAGACAGATTGAAACTACTGTAACCAGTTATTTTCCATCAATTTTTAAACACCCTCCCCAAATTATTTTCGAGTTCAAGAGTAAATTCTAGCAGTTCGTTaggaaacacagaaaataaatgtgaaaatataGTGAGGTAATTGCACTGGAAACGAACAGGGCAAACTTTCAACAGAGGAGAAGGAATTGCATGGATTTCAAATGAAAGGCGAGTCCTtcatattgttattattattaatgctaAGTAACCCCTcaagtgtttaagtgcttggtaTGTATGATCTCCTTTATTCTCCTAATATCTCCATAACCGAAAAACAAAcactgaccctctaggacagagtggacctgcccccaggatttccaaggagtggctggtggatttaaactcctgacctttgggttagcagctgagcccttaagcaCCACATTATCAGGGCTCCAAGAGATAGGTGCTGCTCTAGAACACAGGCTTATGGGAGTCACCAGTTGCCGTGTCCCCTCTCAAACACAAAACAccaagcaagcaaacaacaaacaaacgccATTGCcgcccagtcaattccaactcatagccaacaCAAgcttacatattatatatattcaCGGCCAGATTAGAAGCATAAGGTGCTCTGAATTCAAATGCCTCGCTGTATCAGCATCGGTATCGCCTGGGGAGCTCATTGGAAATGCAGAATCTGGGTGACCTCTGGCAAGTAATTTACTTTGTCTCAGCCTTCATTTTTCTCATCGGTAAAATGAGGGTCTCACTGCCTATCcgataggattgctgtgagttaatGTGTGTGAACCAGTTGGCAGGGTGCCCAGTGTACACTTAGTGCTTAATGTCTCTtggctccctttcttcctttccttcacaGAATTGACTCAGCCACAAGCAGCTGGCGCCCCCTCTGCCAAGCACCCTCTATGCCCTGGGCACCTCCATCAAATAAATATGTAGAAAGACCCTTTCACTCTCCCACTAAAGACTGACTAAACTTTAAGAAATGTTTGCCTTACTTCTGAATCTCTAGGTTGGAACACAGTGCTTGACACATATCAGGGGTCCCATAAATGTTCGTTGAATGTGTACTAAGGGAATGTCCTATGCTTTCAAGTATGTACTCTGAGATCAATCTGGTATCATCAGAAGACCCTCAGGATATACTCAACGTTAAGTATTTTATCTGTTTACTTTTACAATATGTAACTGATATAACGACCGTTTCTATAGTGCTCATTGTGAGCTAGGTAACCACTGAATTCACGGTATGCACTATTAATAACACTATTTTAGAGATGAGTAAGGCAGGGCTgaagaaaacaacccaaatgtcccacATGAAACAGCTAGTGAGCTTAGAAGCTGGCACTGGAAGCCAGtagtataaaaacttatacatatatatacatatatttactttTTGGATATGAATTTCATTTTAAAGTGGGAATAATATTTATAATGTGGTGAGGAGAAAAAAGCTAGCAAAATGCAGTGCATCGTTCAATTTTTAAGTTTTGGGGGGGGACTGTGGGAAACCATTTTCGAAATTTCTAGTGCCGTAGAATGAAATTGCACTCCATTCTGTAATCACAgactcagtttttaaaaatatctttaaatacaATGcacttgaagaaagaaaaaaaaaaggcttacttACAGACAAAAGCTTACTTCTGGATCATgtattcacttctttttttttaaccattattattttcttctgctttagAAACAATAACCAGTTACAGAAATTGCTGACTCCACCAGCACCATTAGGTGAgttctctcctcttccctctttGGGGAGTCAGAAGCTTTGAAAACGGTAGGTACaatcaaaacaaaaatctccTTCCTAGACCTCAGTGCCTGGCGCCTGGCGCTGGGAGCGTTACAGTAACTATGCTGAGTAAATGCTTGAATGCATGAAATGAACACACTTTATCATCCTGAGTGTTTGCCCAGCACCCCATGACAGCATCCTTTTGTACCAGGATGAGGGCTATATACAGTAAGCACTCTCCCCAACCCCAGCCAAGAAGCTAGGCCACTTTAAAATTCTCACAAACATACATTTAATGGCAAACAAATGATTTATTTTCCAGAAGAGCGTTGATTTAGTACTGGAACAGCTAaagtaaaacaggaaaaaatatagGCCGTGCTCAGAGGGTTCTGTTTGGAAGCAGCACCCTGCACATACAGAAAGGACATGTTTAGTTTAAAAGCTTACAAATGAAATTTTATTACTTCAGAGTTAAGAGCCAAAGGGAGGAGGATGGGTGAAATTACAGggcctatgctttttttttttttatgctttggaGTTTTGCATACTCTactaaccactgccatcaagtcgattccgactcatatgtcaaatttattaaatgaagaatcgcaaagaaggaaaagaaggctTAGTTAGGGTTTGTCCTCCTGCATAGCTTCCAGCTGACACCCTCTGGACAAACGCGGTTCTCCCACTACCACCGAGAAGTATTCCCACGAGCGACATTTCCTTTGGTGAGAGGTTGTGAGGCTGGAAGTCCCTTTCTCTTAAAacgctctgctttcagccgggccGGCATCCAGGGAATCCGCTCAACTGAAGGTGCAGAGGACTGCAGACAAAGGGAGAGTGCTCTCGGGGTTCACTCAGGCCCTCCTCAGCCTTCCTACCGACCACGGGTGGAGAGTGCTCTCGGGGTTCAGTCAGGCCCTCCTCAGCCTTCCTACCGACCACGGGTGGAGAGTGCTCTCGGGATTCGGTCAGGCCCTCCTCAGCCTTCCTACCGACCACGGGTGGAGAGTGCTCTCGGGGTTCGGTCAGGCCCTCCTCAGCCGTCCTACCGACCACGGGTGGAGAGTGCTCTCCGGGTTCGGTCAGGCCCTCCTCAGCCGTCCTACTGACCACGGGTGGAGAGTGCTCTCCGGGTTCGGTCAGGCCCTCCTCAGCCTTCCTACTGACCACGGGTGGAGAGTGCTCTCGGGGTTCAGTGAGGCCCTCCTCAGCCGTCCTACTGACCACGGGTGGAGAGTGCTTTTGGGGTTCAGTCAGGCCCTCCTCAGCCTTCCTACCGACCACGGGTAGAGAGTGCTCTCCGGGTTCGGTCAGACCCTCCTCAGCCTTCCTACCGACCACGGGTGGAGAGTGCTCTCGGGGTTCGGTCAGGCCCTCCTCAGCCTTCCTACTGACCACGGGTGGAGAGTGCTCTCCGGGTTCAGGCAGGCCCTCCGCAGCCTTCCTACCGACCACGGGTGGAGAGTGCTCTCGGGGTTCAGTGAGGCCCTCCTCAGCCTTTCTACTGACCACGGGTGGAGAGTGCTCTCGGGGTTCAGTGAGGCCCTCCTCAGCCTTCCTACTGACCACGGGTGGAGAGTGCTCTCCGGGTTCAGGCAGGCCCTCCGCAGCCTTCCTACTGACCACGGGTGGAGAGTGCTCTCGGGGTTCAGTGAGGCCCTCCTCAGCCTTCCTACCGACCACGGGTGGAGAGTGCTCTCGGGGTTCAGTGAGGCCCTCCTCAGCCTTTCTACTGACCACGGGTGGAGAGTGCTCTCCGGGTTCAGGCAGGCCCTCCTCAGCCTTCCTACCGACCACGGGTGGAGAGTGCTCTCGGGGTTCAGTGAGGCCCTCCTCAGCCTTCCTACTGACCACGGGTGGAGAGTGCTCTCGGGGTTCGGTCAGGCCCTCCTCAGCCGTCCTACTGACCACGGGTGGAGAGTGCTCTCCGGGTTCGGTCAGGCCCTCCTCAGCCTTCCTACCGACCACGGGTGGAGAGTGCTCTCGGGGTTCAGTGAGGCCCTCCTGAGCCTTCCTACTGACCACGGGTGGAGAGTGCTCTCCGGGTTCGGTCAGGCCCTCCTCAGCCGTCCTACTGACCACGGGTGGAGAGTGCTCTCCGGGTTCGGTCAGGCCCTCCTCAGCCGTCCTACCGACCACGGGTGGAGAGTGCTCTCCGGGTTCAGTCAGGCCCTCCTCGGCCTTCCTACCGACCACGGGTGGAGAGTGCTCTCCGGGTTCAGTCAGGCCCTCCTCGGCCTTCCTACCGACCACGGGTGGAGAGTGCTCTCGGGATTCGGTCAGGCCCTCCTCAGCCGTCCTACTGACCACGGGTGGAGAGTGCTCTCCGGGTTCGGTCAGGCCCTCCTCGGCCTTCCTACCGACCACGGGTGGAGAGTGCTCTCCGGGTTCAGTCAGGCCCTCCTCGGCCTTCCTACCGACCACGGGTGGAGAGTGCTCTCCGGGTTCAGTCAGGCCCTCCTCGGCCTTCCTACCGACCACGGGTGGAGAGTGCTCTCCGGGTTCAGTCAGGCCCTCCTCGGCCTTCCTACCGACCACGGGTGGAGAGTGCTCTCCGGGTTCAG
The window above is part of the Elephas maximus indicus isolate mEleMax1 chromosome 2, mEleMax1 primary haplotype, whole genome shotgun sequence genome. Proteins encoded here:
- the LOC126070698 gene encoding histone H2B type 3-B-like — encoded protein: MPDPSRSAPAPKKGSKKAITKVQKKDGKKRKRGRKESYSIYVYKVLKQVHPDTGISSKAMGIMNSFVNDIFERIASEASRLAHYNKRSTITSREVQTAVRLLLPGELAKHAVSEGTKAVTKYTSSK
- the LOC126068485 gene encoding serine/arginine repetitive matrix protein 1-like, with protein sequence MEIGREAAFANVGICKGTHWDTTGKRRSVVSRKAEEGLTEPREHSPPVVSRTAEEGLTEPREHSPPVVSRTAEEGLTEPREHSPPVVGRTAEEGLTEPREHSPPVVSRKAEEGLTEPREHSPPVVGRKAKEGLTEPREHSPPVVGRKAEEGLTEPREHSPPVVGRKAEEGLTEPQSTLHPWTAEEGLTEAGEHSPPVVGRKAEEGLTELGEHSPPVVGRKAEEGLTEPGEHSPPVVGRKAEEGLTEPGEHSPPVVGRKAEEGLTEPGEHSPPVVGRKAEEGLTEPGEHSPPVVGRKAEEGLTEPGEHSPPVVGRKAEEGLTEPGEHSPPVVGRKAEEGLTEPGEHSPPVVSRTAEEGLTESREHSPPVVGRKAEEGLTEPGEHSPPVVGRKAEEGLTEPGEHSPPVVGRTAEEGLTEPGEHSPPVVSRTAEEGLTEPGEHSPPVVSRKAQEGLTEPREHSPPVVGRKAEEGLTEPGEHSPPVVSRTAEEGLTEPREHSPPVVSRKAEEGLTEPREHSPPVVGRKAEEGLPEPGEHSPPVVSRKAEEGLTEPREHSPPVVGRKAEEGLTEPREHSPPVVSRKAAEGLPEPGEHSPPVVSRKAEEGLTEPREHSPPVVSRKAEEGLTEPREHSPPVVGRKAAEGLPEPGEHSPPVVSRKAEEGLTEPREHSPPVVGRKAEEGLTEPGEHSLPVVGRKAEEGLTEPQKHSPPVVSRTAEEGLTEPREHSPPVVSRKAEEGLTEPGEHSPPVVSRTAEEGLTEPGEHSPPVVGRTAEEGLTEPREHSPPVVGRKAEEGLTESREHSPPVVGRKAEEGLTEPREHSPPVVGRKAEEGLSEPREHSPFVCSPLHLQLSGFPGCRPG